CATCGTGCGTCCCGTCTCGCTCCATGCGAGCGGCGACGTGACCGTCGAGGACCTGTTCGTGATCGCGGAACCGGAGCTTCCGGCCCTGGACAAAGCCGACCTGGAGGTACGCGTCCGCCTGCGCAACCACGCGGACAAGGCCGTTTCGGGCATGATTGCCCTGAATCTGGAGAATGAAGGCGAAGCCGCCGTCCCCTTCGAGCTGCCCGCCGGCGCGGAGCAGGTCGTCGTGCTGACGCCGGCCGAAGCCGCCCTGCTGCACCTCGAACAGCCGCGCATCTGGTGGAGCTATGACCTCGGCAAGCCGGAAATGTATAATCTGCGCGCTTCCGTGACCGTGGACGGCGCCGTGTCCGACACGCGCGAGACCGCCTTCGGCGTGCGCAAGATCGAGAGCCGCCTCACCGCTGAAAATTACCGCCAGTTCACGCTCAACGGCAAGGACATCCTGCTCAAGGGCGCCGGCTGGACCGACGACCTCTTCCTGCGGGATACTCCGGAGAGCATCCGCTGGCAGGTGGAGTACGTCAAGGATATGAACTTGAACTGTATCCGCTTCGAAAACATCTGGGGCAAGGACGACACGGTCTATGACCTGTGCGACCAGCTCGGCGTGCTCGCCCTCGTGGGCTGGAGCTGCCAGTGGGAGTGGGAGAACTATTGCGGCCTGCCCGAGACCGACGGCTACGGCTGCATCAACAGCCCGGAGACGGAGGACCTGGCGGTCGCCTATTTCCGCGACCAGGTGGTCCGCCTGCACAACCACCCGGCCCTGATCGGCTGGCTGACCGGCAGCGACCGCATCCCCAACCCGCGTCTCGAAAAGCGTTATCTGGAGATCTATGAGGCGGAGGAATACCGTCCCTACGTCTGCTCCGCCAAGAACCTGGAGAGCCTGGCCGGCTGGTCCGGCACCAAGATGGAAGGCCCGTACGAGTACGTCGGCCCCGACTACTGGTACCGCGACACGCAGGCGGGCGGCGCCTTTGGCTTCAACACCGAGACCGGCATCGGCGCCAACCTCCCGCAGAAGGAGTCCCTGCGCCGGATGATCCCGGAGGACGCCCTGTGGCCGCTCTCCGACAGCTGGGACTACCACTGCACTACCTCGGGTTCCGCGATGAACTCGACCAGGATGCTCAATACGGTCATCGAGAACCAGTACGGCGCCGCCAGCGGCTTCGAGGATTTCGTCCGCAAGGCCCACGCCGTGGACTACGACGGCACGCGCGCCATGTTCGAGGCTTTCCGCGCCCGCATGCCGAAGAGCACGGGCATCGTCCAGTGGATGCTCAACTCCGCCTGGCCGTCCCTCTACTGGCAGCTCTACGACTGGTACGGCGCTCCGACTGCCGGTTACTATGGCACCAAGAAGGCCTGCGAGCCCCTGCAGCTCATCTTCGACTACGCCGACCGCAAGGTCTATGCGGTCAGCGAGCGCCCGGAGGCCTGCGCGCTCAAGGCCAGCTTCACCGTCTATGACGAGCATTCCCGCCAGATCGGCAGCGGCAGCCGGGAAATCCGCATCGACTACCGCCAGAGCCTGCCGGTCTTCGACCTGCGCCGCTTCGACGGCCGCCCGCACTTCGTGGCGCTGACGCTCACGACGCCCGACGGCACGCCGGTCGCGGACAATTTCTACTGCCTGCCCGCCCGGGACAACGACTATGTCTGGAACCGGACGAACTGGTACCTCACCCCGATCAGCCGCCACGCCGACCTGCGCTTCGTCTTCGCCCAGGAACCCGCGGAAGTGGAGATGAACGTGGAGCCGAACGACGGCGGCTATGCCGTGACGCTCGTCAACAAGTCCTCCGTCATCTCCTACATGAACATCCTGAAGGCGCTCGACGCGGACGGACAGCTGGTCACGCCCGCCTATTGGAGCGACAACTTCTTCCCGCTCCTGCCGGGCCAGACGAAGACCGTCACCTGCCAGGTGGCAGGCGCAGGCATCCACATTGAAATTGATAACCGTTAGTCATGAAAAAATTCATTT
The sequence above is a segment of the Bacteroidales bacterium WCE2004 genome. Coding sequences within it:
- a CDS encoding exo-1,4-beta-D-glucosaminidase, which encodes MKKILFFLMTMTLCACGQQGRMLSGDQKVLDGGWQLSREGASERYDATVPSTVCGVLADAGYFGDDLLEGRNYAAADKTPFDATWTYSTEFTAKAAAGQHVELVFDGLDYYADIFLNGKQIASSDTTFGVFRRRAYDVTDLLRGRNSLQVKLRRAQSGDLNHGFVDWNPRPLDESMGIVRPVSLHASGDVTVEDLFVIAEPELPALDKADLEVRVRLRNHADKAVSGMIALNLENEGEAAVPFELPAGAEQVVVLTPAEAALLHLEQPRIWWSYDLGKPEMYNLRASVTVDGAVSDTRETAFGVRKIESRLTAENYRQFTLNGKDILLKGAGWTDDLFLRDTPESIRWQVEYVKDMNLNCIRFENIWGKDDTVYDLCDQLGVLALVGWSCQWEWENYCGLPETDGYGCINSPETEDLAVAYFRDQVVRLHNHPALIGWLTGSDRIPNPRLEKRYLEIYEAEEYRPYVCSAKNLESLAGWSGTKMEGPYEYVGPDYWYRDTQAGGAFGFNTETGIGANLPQKESLRRMIPEDALWPLSDSWDYHCTTSGSAMNSTRMLNTVIENQYGAASGFEDFVRKAHAVDYDGTRAMFEAFRARMPKSTGIVQWMLNSAWPSLYWQLYDWYGAPTAGYYGTKKACEPLQLIFDYADRKVYAVSERPEACALKASFTVYDEHSRQIGSGSREIRIDYRQSLPVFDLRRFDGRPHFVALTLTTPDGTPVADNFYCLPARDNDYVWNRTNWYLTPISRHADLRFVFAQEPAEVEMNVEPNDGGYAVTLVNKSSVISYMNILKALDADGQLVTPAYWSDNFFPLLPGQTKTVTCQVAGAGIHIEIDNR